A stretch of DNA from Vulpes lagopus strain Blue_001 chromosome 12, ASM1834538v1, whole genome shotgun sequence:
TTCATGGGCATAAGGTATAAAATAACCTAGAAATGTGGGCAAGACCTTGCAGGCCTCTGAGCCCAGAGAAAGCAGTGGCAGTCACTGGTAGCAACAGAGGCAAAGGGTTGGCTTTCACTCCAAAGGCACCACAGAGAGTATAGTTCTGGGACCAGGAGCCTGGGTGTCATTGGAGCTAATTAGAAAGGCAGAATCttgggggcgcttgggtggctccattggtttagcatctgcctttggcccaggtcatggtccccaAGTCCTgcgaccctagggtcctgggatctggacccacatccggctctctgctcagcaggaagcctgcttctacctctccctctgcccctccccgccctgctcgtattctctctctttctcaaatataaatcatttaataaaaaaagaagccagaattGTGGGCCCCACTCTAGACGTACTGTATCAGACTCTGCATTTTATCAAGGGTAGTCATACAGTTGAATAAAAGTTTGAAGAGCTCTGTGCCCTCCCCACATGgacacgtgtgcacacatacagCAGCCACGTATATATCCTTAATCCCCTTGAAAACACCTGCTGCTGATCACTTGGAGGGGCGGGGAGGTATGCTCACCTGGCTCGCAGCAGCCCCAGCTAAGGCTCTCCTCAACTCTGAGTGGCTGTGGCTTTCCGGTTTTAAGATCGCTCCGGCCCAAAGTAAAGTTTCCTCTTCCCTGCCAACAGGTGTATATCTCTGAAATTGCCTACCCTGCCGTGCGGGGGCTGCTGGGCTCCTGTGTGCAGCTGATGGTCGTCACGGGCATCCTCCTGGCCTACCTGGCAGGTACTTTTCATGGCCTCTCTTTTGATCCCCATTAATGGCTGTGtggccattttacagatgtggattCTGAAGTTCAGAGAGTTCAAGGGACACTTGGTCCAGTCACACTGCCCCAGGGAGCCTCACTTCCCCTGTCTTTAAGTGGAGATAACCCCACCTAGTGCAAGGCTGATGTGGGGCTACATTAAGGGACACATGAAGAGTGTCTGGCAGCAACCCCCAAATGAGAACTATCAAGGGACGTCCTGAGACCCCGTAGGGAACAGGGGTTTCAGGACCCCGGAGTATGTGCCCTCTGATTCTTCAGGACAGCATCCTGGTCTGAGACCTTCCATTTTTACCCACTCCTCATCCAGACTCTAATTCAGAGTCCTGCCAGCAGTCTGGCTGCTTTGGGGACCCCGCAGTGTACCACAGCCCCTGCCAAACATAGACATTGACATTTGGGACAGACACATGGGTGTCAGTATGCCTATGGAATTAGCTCCTGTTCATCGTAACCAGCACATTCATTTGTCAGTTTCTGTGAAAATTGATTGATCCACTGATGTTCCATGAGAagtctctctcattctgtcctccttcctctccagagGAGCCAGCCCTGCCTGCTTCTTGGTGGCCTTCCAGAGTCTACATATTTATTCTATTGCCCCTACTTTTTAGATAAAAAGCAAGTGCCTCATTCTATTCATTGCCCCATAAATACTCACTGAGCAGATGTAGCATAATGACATCCCCACCAGTGTTTCTACAATATTTCTCAACAGCAGTTGATAACAATATTGGTGACAAACACAAGCGTAGCCACACAGAGGTAGTGAGGCCCCCACCATTTAAGCTGAGGCCCTGGGGTTGGTGGGAGGGCAGGTACCCTCTGATAAGACCCAGGCTGGCCCCCTCCAGCTCTGACATCTGATAccgccacccccctccctccaaaCTAGGCTGGGTGCTGGAGTGGCGCTGGCTGGCTATACTGGGTTGTGTGCCCGCATCCTTCATGCTGCTGCTTATGTGCTACATGCCCGAGACCCCACGCTTCCTGCTTACCCAGCACAAGCACCAGGAAGCCATGGCCGCTATGCAGTTCCTGTGGGGCTCCGAGCAGAGCTGGGAGGAACCCCTTGTCGGGGCTGAGCACCAGGTGAGGGGCTGGAGCcagagctgggtgggggggcATGAACAGTGAGGTATGGCCCCTTTGTGGCTAGGGGAAGTCCGCATAGCCTATCCCCAAAGCTGAGCATACATATCCAGGGAGGGGAGGCACAAGTGGTGATGGTGTCCTCTGTGTAAGCAAGCAAAGGTTGGCTGGAGCCCCAACCTGGTTGGGCCCTTGTCTTGACCTTACTGTTCCAGGAAGAGAAAGTGCCAGCTGGGTCACAGGGAAACATGAGCACAGATTTGAGGAATTGGATTTTTCAATGGGGTATCATAAGGCAGGGGAGAAGACTGAGTCTCTGCCACTTACCTTCTGTGTGGCCATCACCTCCCTAAACCTTCCTTTCTCCACCTGTAAGATGGGTGTCCTAGAACGTGGCTGCTGGTCAGGATTCAGCAGCACCAGGAGCGGCGCTCAGCCCCGGCCCAGGACTGGTGGGATTCTGGAACCCCTGGCTTTGTGCCCATGTAATCTCTTCATGGTTCCCCCAGCAAATCCGGGAAGGGCATGGGGAGCTGAGGCTCTTGTCACCTTCCATCAGGGAGGCTAAAGTGATGCGGGGACCTGTCTTGAACGCAAGGCCCAGGTGATAGGAAGCTGAGGCTCATTCCCTCCACCAGGCAAAGCCAATGTGCCCCTCAGGAGGGGTTAGGGAGAAGCACTAACACTGGCCTCTGTCTGAGCAGGGCTTCCAGCTGGCCCAGCTGAGACATCCTGGCGTCTACAAGCCCTTCATCATCGGCATTTTGCTGATGGCCTTCCAGCAGCTGTCAGGGATCAATGCTGTCATGTTCTATGCAGAGACCATCTTTGAGGAGGCCAAGTTCAAGGTAAAAGGCCTCTGCCCCAGCCTGTCTCATCTGGATGCCTAGTCCTGGGGTCTTTGCCTGACCTGCCTCGGCCCATCTCCCCAGGACAGCAGCGTCGCCTCCATCATCGTGGGCATCATCCAGGTGCTGTTCACAGCCATGGCAGCCCTCATCATGGACAGAGCTGGGCGGAGGCTGCTCCTGACCTTGTCAGGTGAGCCCGAGGGTGAGGGCTCAGCCTTGTGAAAGTGAGGTGGCAAAGGCCTGGCTCCCCCGCCCGCCACAGGCTGGAGGGCCTCTGCTGAGGTCACCACATGGCAGCAGGGAAAGGCTAGCACAGCACCCCTGGGAACAAGGCCAAGATTCATAGGGCCCCTTAGCAAGCACTCACTCCAAAGCAGGCCTGCACTAACAGCGTCACTGTAGCACACCTTCACCCTTGCAATGAGCCTCCAGACAGGTGCCATCAGGGCCCCACTTTagggtgaggaaactgaggacccAGGAGGGGAAGTGACCTGGAAGCTTGTGGTCTTTTGGGGcaagtgacttcacctctctgaacctcggTTTCTCTCATGAaatgggggtgatggggagggCCGTGGTGAGGATCCAGAGATGATCCACATGGGGGTTAGAACAGTGCTGCTGCCACAGTTACCCTTCCTGCTCCTTGGGTCAGGGAGGTGCTGCCACCAGGAGGTTCTTAGAGTCTGCTGTGGTTCAAGGTCCAAGCTGGGGTTGGTAGGACCAAGCTGAGTGCCACCAGTCGGGGCTCTTAGGCATCACCGCTTACTGCCCTCTTGGGGAAACCCAGGCCACATTGCTGCAGCCACACTACATGGAGACTCCAGCTCTGAGGGCCCCACACCCAGGTTGCGGTTCCCTTCTCCCAGGGCCCTGCCGACTGCCACCCTCTGCTTGCAGGTGTGGTCATGGTGTTCAGCACCAGTGCCTTTGGCGCCTACTTCAAGCTGACCCAGGGTGGCCCTAGCAACTCCTCACATGTGGCCCTCTTGACGCCTATCTCCATGGAGCCCCCTAGTGCCAGCATGGGGCTGGCCTGGTTGGCAGTGGGTAGCATGTGCCTCTTCATTGCTGGTGAGAGGGGGTCTGTGGGGAGGTTGGGTGGGAGGTTTATGGGGCCATCCTGTCACTGCCAGGTTCCTGTAGCTTCCAGCAAGTTCAGGCCTACCAGGTCTTGCCCACCTCTGCGTTTATGGCTTTGACCATGTACCAGACACTGAGCTAAgctcttctctgctcctttcaCTTAATCCACAAACAGCCCTCACAGCAGGCCCCATCATGACCCCATCCTACAGAAAAAAGCCTGACACATAAGCAGTGGAGGGACTGGCGTGAGATGTCGCTGAAGGAAGGAGCAGAGCTGAGAGCTTAACTAGAAATCACGGAGCCTTGGCCCAGGGGTCCATCCCTATGGACTCTGATACCTGTCTTGCTCCTGCAGGCTTCGCTGTGGGCTGGGGGCCCATCCCCTGGCTCCTCATGTCTGAGATCTTTCCTCTGCACGTCAAGGGCATGGCCACAGGTGTGTGCGTCCTCACTAACTGGTTCATGGCCTTCCTGGTGACGAAAGAGTTCAGCAGTGTTATGGTGAGTGCAGGCCCCGCAGGCCTCCCCTCATGTAGTCAGTGAGGAGCGCTCTTTAGAATCACTCTTACTGCAGAAGACTGAGGGTCAGTGGCCTTGCGTGCAGGCTAAAGCTGCCCTCCTGGGTCACCAGCCGTCTTGGTCAGGAATGAGGGGAAAGACTGAAGAGCCAGGAGGTTGGCCAGGTTCTAACCAAAGGGAACCACTCACTCTTCCCTCCATGCTGGTGGGCCCTAAGTGCGCTGCGTGCTCCCACTGCCCCATCTCAAGTGCTGATGACTTACCTGTTCCCTCTGGTACTGAGAAGAGACTCCTCTGGAGGCAGGGAACAGGGAGCGCAGGGCCAAAGCAGGGTGTAGAGAGTGGGCCTGGGGGCCCTGGAGGCAGGCGCCACAGGGGGAGCCCAGTTGTCACTTGAGAGTGGTGTCTAACCTTCAGACAGTCACTTCGTGACAGTGAGCTTCCCCATCCACACAACATCCACACCTTGTGTGGCGCTTGGCCCAGGACTCTGGAGGGCAGGGCCAGACCTTCCTCTGCTGCCCTGAGCCTGGGCTGGGCAGGCCAGGGCCTCAGCTGGGGATCGCAGGAGGGCTCCTGACCTTCCGCCACATCCTGTCTTCCCAGGAGGTGCTCAGGCCCTACGGTGCCTTCTGGCTTGCCTCTGCCTTCTGCATCTTCAGTGTCCTTTTCACTTTGTCCTGTGTCCCTGAAACCAAAGGAAAGACTTTGGAGCAAATTACAGCTCATTTTGAGGGGCGATGACAACCTCTTCTTGTGAGTGGCTGGCTGCCTCTGCAGCAGGGCCGGCTTTGGGCTGCCATGGGGAACGCTGCCTATGACTCCAAGCGGGGCTCTTGGCCAGAGTCGGGAGTCCCTGCCTGTCCCCAGGGAGCCGGGATCCAGGACTGCAGCTACATGGAGCCTTGTCCTCTGGGGCCCTTCCTTCCTACCTGCTCTCTACAGCCCAGCAAACAATGAGTGAGGTTCCTGGCCCCTGGGTCCAATTCCCACCACCACGCTGTGACTCTGGGGAAGGGAACAGCTTAGAGGGGCTTTGATGCCTTGTGGTCCATCATCCACAGGCCATCTCCATCCTGCCACGAAAGCAGCAGCAGAGAAGGGGGGGAACTCCTGGCTCctcattttctggaagagatgcTTTGGGGTGATGACCCCTGGCTTTTCCTGTCGTGTGGCTGCATTATCGGGAAGGAACTTTGTTTGCAAATAAAGATTTGACTCAGAGAATCAGGTCATGGCTTCTTTATGTAAACCTCGGTTTGAGAAGGGCTTTTCCCAACATCCCTTACCTAAGGAGGCCTCCCACGAACTGGGCCCTGTTCATGGGTCCAATCAACAACACCCATTGATTCCCTTTTTCTCATGGTCAGCCAGGCTACTCTTGGCCCATGTAGGTCATTTCTGGCTCCTTTCTTCAGCTCAGTCCCCTGGATCATTCGTCATCAAATCtcattaataacaacaacaaatgtttctttttctattgacTTTAATGGAGTCAGAAatcttttacaaattatttttattatccacTATACAAGGAACATATGTTTACTgtaggaaaactgaaaaacagatttatttagtctaaaaattatgcttttattttttatattataattaactatttaaaatagttaacCGTCTGCTGCTAGGCATTGCactaagcactttacaaatattaactcatttatttggATAAATGATACAATAACTATTCATAGCCATACCTTTCCAGAGTTAACTTCTAAGAATTTGGTTctatgggacgcctgagtggcttagcaattaggtgtctgcctttggctcagggtgtgatcccactctggggatcaagtctcacatcagactccctgcatggagcctgcttctccctctgcctgtgtctctgcctctctgtgtctctcatgaataaataaataaaacctttaataaaaaaaaaaaaagaagaagaagaagaagaaggatttGGTTCTATCCTGAAAGATCTCCCTCTGGACACATCCTTTCTAGCAGCACCACACATAATTAGGATGCCATGCTTCCCACTCTGTGATCTGCTTTCTTTTCCAGGGTTGTATAGCCCTCACATGTACCCACCTTGGCATTTTCTATTAAGCCTTGTAATAAGACTGGGGAGTAGGGGAGTGCAACTGCAAAGGGGGTTCAGGACAGAGCAGAAGGAAGAGTTTCTGGAAGATTCTGCAACAGCTGCTCTGATTTCAAAAAAATGTGCTAACAGGACAACTTTCAGCCTTAGCAAAGTCCGAATTCCTTAGGGCCTTCCAGAAGCGAGGTCACATGCGTGTGCAGGGACACCTTCCATGGCAATAGCCCAGCATCTACATTCTCTTTCTTAGTGCCTACATAGAGGCCCACCGATTAGGCTGGGAACCGCATTCTGTTGTTGGGTGGGGTATTCCACCAATGTCAATTAGGTCAGTTGTCTAATAGAGTGGTTCAGGTCTTCAACATCCTTACTTTCTGTCcacttgttctatcaattattgagagaCAAGAGTGGAAATCTCCACCCATGAATGTGGATTTGTTTCTCCTTACACTTCTGTTGGACTTTGCTTCAGGCACCTTGGAGCTCATCACTAGGTGCGTGCACATTTGGGATTGTTATATTctgattgttttcattatttggcATCATGAAATGACCTTCTTTGTCCCTCATAATATCTCTTGTTCTGAGGTTTACTTTGAGATCTTAACAACTCCAGCCCTCTTTTGATTGGTGCTTTGACAATGATTttcaattatatctttttttttaaaaagattttatttattcatgaaagacacaaagagaggcagagacataggcaggcaggagaagcaggcttcccacgggctcaaccactgaggcactcaggagTCCCTCAATTACATCTTATATAGTCCTTTTTTATAGCACCCTATACTTTTCTTTATGATGGAAATGCCTTTTGGGGTTTCCCTGAAGatatatattcactttttaaaatgagctttatTAAGGCACTATTTACATAGCATAAAAGTCAACAACTGTAGGCATAAAAATTTGATGACTTAGGTCGAATGTATACACAGCTGTGTACCCACCACCACACAAGAcataggacattttcatcacctctaAATGTTCCTTCGTGTCCATCTGCAGTCAGTCTTGTCTCTATAGCTTTGCATTTTCTAgacttttataaaatggaatcacAAAGTTTGTagtattttgtgtctggcttctacAACTTACCTGAGTGCTGTTAGGATGTATCCATGCTGTGTGCATCAGTGGTTCATTTCTTTCAattgctgagtagtgttccaCTGGACATTTGGGTTAGTTCCAATTTGGGGCTATCATCACTAAAGCCACTGTAAACACTCGCATACAAATCTTTGTGTGAAGTGGAACTACTGGGTAGTATGGTAAGTTTATGTTTAACTACTGTTAAGAATCTGCCACATGGTTTTCCAAaaatggttgtaccattttgcatccccatcATCTGTACAGGAGTTCCAGTTGCCCCACATCCTCAACAGCACTTGGTATTCACTATCATGAATAAaaccatttgttcattttaattttttgaaagttgtCTTCTAGTCTCTGCTTTTCTGATTTCAATTAATCCGGTTGTCTTAG
This window harbors:
- the SLC2A8 gene encoding solute carrier family 2, facilitated glucose transporter member 8 isoform X1; amino-acid sequence: MTPENPEETQPLLGPPGGSAPVSRRVFLAAFAASLGPLSFGFALGYSSPAIPSLRRASPPALRLDDDAASWFGAIVTLGAAAGGVLAGWLVDRAGRKLSLLLCTVPFVVGFVVITAAQDVWMLLGGRLLTGLACGIASLVAPVYISEIAYPAVRGLLGSCVQLMVVTGILLAYLAGWVLEWRWLAILGCVPASFMLLLMCYMPETPRFLLTQHKHQEAMAAMQFLWGSEQSWEEPLVGAEHQGFQLAQLRHPGVYKPFIIGILLMAFQQLSGINAVMFYAETIFEEAKFKDSSVASIIVGIIQVLFTAMAALIMDRAGRRLLLTLSGVVMVFSTSAFGAYFKLTQGGPSNSSHVALLTPISMEPPSASMGLAWLAVGSMCLFIAGFAVGWGPIPWLLMSEIFPLHVKGMATGVCVLTNWFMAFLVTKEFSSVMEVLRPYGAFWLASAFCIFSVLFTLSCVPETKGKTLEQITAHFEGR
- the SLC2A8 gene encoding solute carrier family 2, facilitated glucose transporter member 8 isoform X2, with protein sequence MLLGGRLLTGLACGIASLVAPVYISEIAYPAVRGLLGSCVQLMVVTGILLAYLAGWVLEWRWLAILGCVPASFMLLLMCYMPETPRFLLTQHKHQEAMAAMQFLWGSEQSWEEPLVGAEHQGFQLAQLRHPGVYKPFIIGILLMAFQQLSGINAVMFYAETIFEEAKFKDSSVASIIVGIIQVLFTAMAALIMDRAGRRLLLTLSGVVMVFSTSAFGAYFKLTQGGPSNSSHVALLTPISMEPPSASMGLAWLAVGSMCLFIAGFAVGWGPIPWLLMSEIFPLHVKGMATGVCVLTNWFMAFLVTKEFSSVMEVLRPYGAFWLASAFCIFSVLFTLSCVPETKGKTLEQITAHFEGR
- the SLC2A8 gene encoding solute carrier family 2, facilitated glucose transporter member 8 isoform X3, with the protein product MTPENPEETQPLLGPPGGSAPVSRRVFLAAFAASLGPLSFGFALGYSSPAIPSLRRASPPALRLDDDAASWFGAIVTLGAAAGGVLAGWLVDRAGRKLSLLLCTVPFVVGFVVITAAQDVWMLLGGRLLTGLACGIASLVAPVYISEIAYPAVRGLLGSCVQLMVVTGILLAYLAGWVLEWRWLAILGCVPASFMLLLMCYMPETPRFLLTQHKHQEAMAAMQFLWGSEQSWEEPLVGAEHQGFQLAQLRHPGVYKPFIIGILLMAFQQLSGINAVMFYAETIFEEAKFKDSSVASIIVGIIQVLFTAMAALIMDRAGRRLLLTLSGVVMVFSTSAFGAYFKLTQGGPSNSSHVALLTPISMEPPSASMGLAWLAVGSMCLFIAGGAQALRCLLACLCLLHLQCPFHFVLCP